The Methanomassiliicoccales archaeon DNA segment TTGACCTGAAGGACGCTAAGGGAGCATTGATCAGAGTTGTCGGTGGTCCTGACATGACTGTTGCAGAGGCTCAAAGAGCAGCGGAGATCGTCACAAATAGCGTCAATGAAAGAGCAAGAATAATCTGGGGTTGCTCAATCGAACCTGAGCTGAAGGGTACAATAAAAGTCTTGCTCATTGTAACTGGTGCAAGATCTAAATATATGCTCGGTCGAAGCGATTACGATTATGAGGATAAGCTGGTTGATGAATTGGCACCTAGATCAAGGGGAAAATCTCGTCGCATAGAGGACGACGACGGGATTGATTTCGTGCGTTGAGCGCGGGGGCAGTCCGAGTCTGCGTTGGGGTAAATCGAAGAAAAATATAATG contains these protein-coding regions:
- a CDS encoding cell division protein FtsZ; translation: DLKDAKGALIRVVGGPDMTVAEAQRAAEIVTNSVNERARIIWGCSIEPELKGTIKVLLIVTGARSKYMLGRSDYDYEDKLVDELAPRSRGKSRRIEDDDGIDFVR